One window of Camelina sativa cultivar DH55 chromosome 4, Cs, whole genome shotgun sequence genomic DNA carries:
- the LOC109132614 gene encoding putative F-box protein At5g41510: MYDFDSGLWTTLDVAPHWGIYCSSSSVSLKGNSYWCATERSSEGCKDRIICFDFTKERFGPLLPLPSCVRDRQYAYVHLSCVKEEKIAALFYHHYDFEFEIWITTKIEAETVSWSKFLRIDSELGINSPDCFFIDEEKKGFMCVGRYYGYDSEPGECPKPFIKIIGEAGYSKDFDLGVPAYKNSWLDNVCSYVPSLVQIKKLARGKRI, translated from the coding sequence ATGTACGATTTTGATTCTGGTTTGTGGACAACCCTTGACGTCGCTCCACACTGGGGAATATATTGTTCAAGCAGTAGCGTTTCTCTTAAGGGAAACAGTTACTGGTGTGCTACAGAAAGGAGCTCAGAAGGTTGCAAGGATCGcataatctgttttgattttacaaaagaaagatttgggCCGCTTCTGCCTCTGCCATCATGCGTTAGGGATCGTCAATATGCATATGTACATTTATCTtgtgttaaagaagagaagattgcAGCTTTATTTTACCACCACTATGATTTTGAGTTTGAGATATGGATTACAACTAAGATCGAGGCCGAAACGGTGTCGTGGAGCAAGTTCTTGCGAATTGATTCGGAGCTTGGGATAAATTCTCCAGActgtttcttcattgacgaggagaagaaaggcTTCATGTGTGTTGGTAGATACTATGGCTATGACTCTGAGCCTGGAGAATGTCCCAAACCATTTATTAAGATCATTGGAGAGGCTGGATACTCAAAAGATTTTGATCTCGGAGTACCTGCATACAAAAACAGTTGGCTAGATAATgtgtgctcttatgttccaagtttggtcCAGATCAAGAAACTGGCACGAGGCAAAAGGATATAA
- the LOC104782305 gene encoding uncharacterized protein LOC104782305 codes for MMEGRRIIANPRPCGGRRVVAKKRSRPDGFVNSVKKLQRREISSRMDRAFSISTAQERFRNMRLVEQYDTHDPKGYCLVSLPNLLKRSKVIEIVAARDIVFTLTQSGVCASFSRDTNKRVCFLNVSPDEVIRSLFYNKNNDSLITVSVYASDNYSSLKCRSTRIEYILRGQADAGFALFESESLKWPGFVEFDDVNGKVLTYSAQDSVYKVFDLKNYALLYSISDKNVQEIKISPGIMLLIFKRAASHVPLKVLSIEDGTLLKSFNHLLHRNKKVDFIEQFNEKLLVKQENENLQILDVRNAELIEVSRTEFMTPSAFIFLYENQLFLTFRNRNVSVWNFRGELVTSFEDHLLWHPDCNTNNIYITSDQDLIISYCKADTEEQWIEGNAGSINISNILTGKCLAKIKANNGPPKEEDSSSSDLGNSMQRRSVVAEALEDITALFYDEERNEIYTGNRHGLLHVWSN; via the exons atgatggaaggaagaagaatcatagCAAACCCTAGACCTTGCGGCGGTAGAAGAGTTGTCGCCAAGAAGAGGTCTCGTCCCGATGGATTCGTCAACAGCGTTAAAAAGCTTCAACGCCGAGAAATTTCGTCTCGTATGGATCGAGCTTTCTCAATCAGCACCGCTCAAGAGAGATTCCGCAACATGCGTCTCGTG GAGCAATATGATACGCACGATCCTAAAGGGTACTGTTTAGTTTCATTACCTAATTTGTTGAAACGAAGCAAAGTTATTGAGATTGTCGCTGCTCGAGACATTGTCTTTACTCTTACTCAATCTGGTGTCTGTGCTTCTTTTAGCAGAG ATACGAATAAAAGGGTTTGCTTTTTAAATGTTAGTCCTGATGAAGTCATCCGGAGTTTGTTCTACAACAAGAACAATGATTCTCTCATTACTGTTTCTGTTTACGCCTCTGACAATTACAGCTCCTTGAAATGCAGATCCACTAGAATCGA GTATATTCTGAGAGGTCAAGCAGACGCAGGATTTGCTCTTTTTGAATCTGAATCACTAAAGTGGCCAGGTTTTGTTGAGTTTGATGATGTTAATGGGAAGGTGCTGACATATTCTGCACAGGATAG tgtttacaaggtgtttGATCTAAAAAACTATGCATTGCTGTATTCGATATCGGACAAAAATGTTCAGGAGATTAAGATCAG TCCAGGGATAATGCTGTTGATTTTCAAGAGAGCTGCGAGTCATGTTCCTTTGAAGGTTCTGTCAATTGAAGATGGCACGCTTCTCAAGTCCTTCAATCATTTGCTTCACCGAAACAAGAAAGTTGATTTCATTGAACAATTCAATGAAAAGCTTCTAGTTAAGCAAGAGAACGAGAATCTCCAAATACTTGAC GTTCGAAATGCTGAGCTGATAGAAGTTAGTAGAACTGAGTTCATGACACCATCAGCattcatatttttgtatgaGAACCAGTTGTTTCTAACATTCCGGAACCGTAATGTCTCTGTGTGGAATTTCCGCGGTGAGCTTGTGACCTCGTTTGAAGATCATCTTCTTTGGCATCCAGACTGTAACACAAACAACATCTACATAACAAGCGATCAGGATCTGATCATCTCATATTGCAAGGCAGATACCGAAGAACAGTGGATAGAAGGAAATG CGGGGTCAATTAACATAAGCAATATCTTGACTGGTAAATGCTTAGCTAAGATAAAAGCAAATAATGGCCCTCCTAAGGAAGAAGACAGCAGCAGTAGTGATTTGGGGAACTCCATGCAAAGGAGAAGTGTGGTTGCTGAGGCTTTGGAAGACATAACCGCTCTCTTCTACGACGAAGAACGGAACGAAATATACACAGGAAACAGACACGGCCTTCTCCATGTCTGGTCTAATTGA
- the LOC104782306 gene encoding protein LURP-one-related 8 (The sequence of the model RefSeq protein was modified relative to this genomic sequence to represent the inferred CDS: added 25 bases not found in genome assembly): protein MTKVHPKFPNTCDESLCDSKAAVVLTVWKKSLLFNCDGFTVYNANGELVFRVDNYMNCPRDNIVLMDASGLPLLSVRRKKLSLGDCWMVYDGETERDPILTARKNVNIITNRRTLAWVSSKRTILYEIEGSYSQRSCKILDERRNKKKTAEIKRKETVIGGVAFGKDVFKLIVESEMEPRVAMALTIILDQMFRSS from the exons CAAACACATGCGACGAGAGCTTGTGTGATAGTAAAGCAGCCGTGGTTTTAACGGTGTGGAAGAAGTCCCTTCTCTTCAACTGCGACGGATTCACAGTTTACAACgccaatggagagcttgtcttTAGAGTCGACAACTACATGAATTGTCCTAGAGACAACATCGTCCTTATGGACGCTTCCGGTTTACCCCTCCTCTCCGTCCGCCGCAAG AAGTTGAGTTTGGGAGATTGCTGGATGGTATACGATGGAGAAACCGAGAGAGACCCGATATTGACGGCAAGAAAGAACGTTAACATAATAACAAACCGGAGGACCTTGGCGTGGGTTAGCTCAAAGAGGACGATATTGTACGAGATAGAAGGATCATATAGTCAAAGAAGCTGCAAAATATTGGACGAgaggagaaacaagaagaaaacggCGGAGATCAAGAGGAAAGAGACGGTGATCGGAGGAGTTGCCTTTGGCAAAGATGTGTTTAAACTTATAGTTGAATCGGAGATGGAGCCTCGTGTGGCCATGGCATTGACCATCATCCTTGACCAAATGTTTAGATCTTCttga
- the LOC104782303 gene encoding KH domain-containing protein At2g38610, whose translation MSGLYNNSSYFSPARAASPQIRSTPEIDSSQYLTELLAEHQKLTPFMQVLPICSRLLNQEMFRVSGMMSNQGFGDFDRLRHRSPSPMASSNLMSNVSNTGLGGWNGLSQERLSGTPGMTMDWQGAPGSPSSYTVKRILRLEIPVDNYPNFNFVGRLLGPRGNSLKRVEATTGCRVFIRGKGSIKDPEKEDKLRGRPGYEHLNEQLHILIEADLPASIVEIRLRQAQEIIEELLKPVDESQDFIKRQQLRELALLNSNNLREESPGPSGGGSVSPFNSSGKRPKTGC comes from the exons ATGTCTGGTTTGTATAATAACTCCTCTTACTTCTCTCCTGCTCGAGCTGCTTCTCCTCAGATTAGAAGCACTCCTGAGATCGACag CTCTCAGTACTTGACGGAGCTTCTCGCCGAACATCAAAAGCTTACTCCTTTTATGCAGGTCCTACCCATATGTAGCCGTCTCTTGAATCAAG AGATGTTCAGGGTATCTGGAATGATGTCTAACCAAGGATTTGGTGATTTTGATAGACTTCGACACAGAAGTCCCAGCCCCATGGCTTCTTCTAATCTTATGTCTAATGTCTCTAACACCGGGTTAGGCGGCTGGAACGGCCTCTCTCAGGAG AGACTTAGTGGAACACCTGGAATGACAATGGATTGGCAAGGTGCACCTGGAAGCCCCAGTTCATACACCGTCAAAAGGATATTGCGTCTGGAGATTCCTGTAGATAACTATCCTAAT TTCAATTTTGTTGGACGACTTCTTGGCCCTAGAGGCAACTCTTTAAAACGCGTTGAAGCTACCACAGGTTGCCGTGTATTCATCAGAGGGAAAGGATCAATCAAGGATCCTGAAAAG GAAGATAAACTAAGGGGAAGACCGGGCTATGAACACCTGAATGAGCAGCTTCACATCTTAATAGAGGCAGATCTTCCAGCGAGTATCGTGGAGATACGTCTGCGACAAGCTCAAGAAATAATAGAAGAGTTACTAAAGCCTGTG GATGAGTCGCAAGATTTTATAAAGAGACAGCAGCTGAGGGAACTAGCGTTGCTAAACTCGAACAACCTGAGAGAAGAAAGTCCAGGTCCAAGCGGAGGTGGAAGCGTTTCGCCTTTCAATTCAAGTGGTAAACGCCCCAAAACAGGATGCTAA
- the LOC104782302 gene encoding acid phosphatase 1-like, which yields MDHTSRKETLLLIFLTISSVATSTSPWPMDGNYGASYCLSWRLGVETNNVRLWRIVPLQCLRYVEVYMLAGQYDRDVQLIVDQIKVYLNEIVLPGDGMDAWILDVDDTCLSNVFYYRLKRYGCDPYDPTGFRTWSMKGECPAIQPVLELFNTLIETGFKVFLVTGRDEETLRQATQENLHNQGYTGYERLIMRTADNKRQSAITYKSRIRKEMMEQGYRIWGNVGDQWSDLQGEYSGDRTFKIPNPMYFVP from the exons ATGGATCATACGAGTAGGAAAGAGACGTTGCTTCTCATCTTTCTCACAATATCCTCAGTGGCAACCAGCACAAGCCCATGGCCGATGGACGGAAACTATGGTGCTAGCTATTGCTTGAGCTGGAGACTAGGAGTAGAGACCAACAATGTACGTTTGTGGCGCATAGTTCCTCTGCAATGTCTCCGTTACGTTGAGGTATATATGCTAGCTGGTCAATATGACAGAGACGTCCAGTTAATTGTGGACCAAATTAAGGTTTATCTCAATGAGATAGTCCTTCCTGGTGATGGCATGGACGCATGGATCTTGGATGTTGATGATACTTGCTTGTCAAACGTCTTTTACTATCGGCTTAAGAGATACGG ATGCGACCCTTATGATCCAACCGGATTTAGAACATGGTCGATGAAAGGAGAGTGTCCAGCAATACAACCTGTTCTTGAATTGTTTAATACACTAATAGAAACAGGCTTCAAGGTTTTCCTAGTAACTGGAAGAGATGAAGAGACACTTCGTCAGGCTACACAAGAAAATTTGCATAACCAAGGATATACTGGTTATGAAAGGTTGATTATGAG GACAGCAGATAACAAAAGACAAAGCGCAATAACATACAAATCAAGAATCAGAAAGGAAATGATGGAACAAGGTTACAGGATTTGGGGTAATGTAGGCGATCAGTGGAGTGACTTACAAGGAGAATATTCAGGGGATCGTACCTTTAAGATTCCTAATCCTATGTACTTTGTTCCCTAA
- the LOC104782304 gene encoding cyclin-dependent kinase B1-2 — translation MDKYEKLEKVGEGTYGKVYKAMEKTTGKLVALKKTRLEMDEEGIPPTALREISLLQMLSQSIYIVRLLCVEHVLQSKDSSISFSPSSPPVVTHSPKSNLYLVFEYLDTDLKKFIDSHRKGSNPRPLEASLVQRFMFQLLKGVAHCHSHGVLHRDLKPQNLLLDKDKGILKIADLGLSRAFTVPLKAYTHEIVTLWYRAPEVLLGSTHYSTAVDMWSVGCIFAEMIRRQALFPGDSEFQQLLQIFRLLGTPTEQQWPGVMALRDWHVYPKWESQDLSRAVPSLSPEGIDLLTQMLKYNPADRISAKAATDHPYFDSLDKSQF, via the exons ATGGACAAGTACGAGAAGCTCGAGAAGGTCGGTGAAGGAACCTACGGTAAAGTATACAAAGCCATGGAGAAAACCACCGGTAAACTCGTCGCCCTGAAGAAGACGAGACTCGAGATGGACGAAGAAGGTATACCACCAACGGCACTTCGCGAGATCTCTCTTCTCCAGATGCTTTCTCAATCAATCTACATCGTTCGTCTCCTCTGCGTCGAACATGTTCTTCAATCCAAAGACTCCTCGATCTCATTCTCACCGTCGTCTCCACCTGTTGTTACTCACTCTCCCAAATCAAATCTCTACCTCGTTTTCGAGTATCTCGACACTGATCTCAAGAAATTTATAGATTCTCATAGGAAAGGTTCGAATCCTAGACCGCTTGAGGCTTCACTTGTGCAGAGGTTTATGTTTCAGCTTTTGAAAGGTGTGGCTCATTGTCATAGCCATGGTGTGCTTCACCGTGATCTTAAACCGCAGAATCTTCTTTTGGATAAGGATAAAGGGATTCTTAAGATTGCTGATTTGGGTCTTAGCCGTGCGTTCACTGTGCCTCTCAAGGCTTATACTCATGAGATTGTTACGTTATGGTACAGAGCTCCTGAGGTTTTGCTTGGTTCTACTCATTACTCTACTGCTGTTGATATGTGGTCTGTTGGTTGTATATTTG ctgAGATGATTAGGAGGCAAGCTCTTTTCCCTGGTGATTCTGAGTTTCAGCAGCTGCTTCAGATTTTCAG ATTGCTAGGAACACCAACTGAGCAGCAATGGCCGGGTGTAATGGCATTGCGTGACTGGCATGTCTATCCAAAGTGGGAATCGCAAGACTTATCACGTGCTGTTCCATCACTATCTCCTGAAGGGATTGATCTTCTCACG CAAATGCTGAAGTACAATCCAGCTGATAGAATCTCAGCAAAAGCAGCTACGGATCATCCCTACTTTGACAGCCTTGACAAATCTCAGTTCTGA